From Chryseobacterium gallinarum, one genomic window encodes:
- a CDS encoding alpha/beta hydrolase: MIKKLIIFCSILFAFQSMVFAQIGNVKSLNIGEIRTIRSKTLNEERTLNIYLPQGFDKTKSYPVIYLLDGSMNEDFIHITGLVQFFNLMYSMPETIVVGIANVDRKRDFTFHTDLKDLQKNYPTTGHSDKFITFLEKELKPYIASQFKTGDEYLFGQSLGGLLATEILLKKPEMFNNYFIISPSLWWDNESLLKQAGQLLSKSQDTKKFVYVSVGKGEPPVMIKDAEALYDVLIKTGKKNWTIEYKMMETDNHATILHRSLYEGLMKMFPYQEPK, from the coding sequence TCGGAAATGTAAAGTCTTTGAACATCGGAGAAATAAGAACTATCAGATCCAAAACTTTAAATGAAGAAAGAACATTAAATATTTATCTCCCTCAAGGATTTGATAAAACAAAATCATACCCGGTGATCTATTTATTGGATGGAAGTATGAATGAAGATTTTATTCACATCACAGGATTGGTACAGTTCTTTAATCTAATGTATTCCATGCCGGAAACCATTGTTGTGGGCATTGCCAATGTAGACAGAAAAAGGGATTTTACTTTTCATACGGATTTAAAAGATTTACAGAAAAATTATCCTACAACAGGACATTCTGATAAATTTATTACTTTCCTTGAAAAAGAGTTAAAACCTTATATTGCAAGCCAGTTTAAAACCGGAGATGAATACCTTTTCGGTCAGTCTTTGGGAGGACTTTTGGCAACAGAGATTCTTTTGAAGAAACCGGAAATGTTCAATAATTATTTTATTATCAGTCCAAGCTTATGGTGGGATAATGAGAGCTTGCTGAAACAGGCCGGGCAATTGCTGTCCAAATCTCAGGATACTAAAAAATTCGTTTATGTTTCTGTTGGAAAAGGAGAACCTCCGGTAATGATCAAAGATGCGGAAGCTTTATATGATGTTTTGATAAAAACAGGAAAGAAAAACTGGACGATAGAATATAAAATGATGGAAACAGATAATCATGCAACCATTCTTCACAGAAGTTTGTATGAGGGACTGATGAAAATGTTTCCCTATCAGGAACCGAAATAA